One window of Methanogenium organophilum genomic DNA carries:
- a CDS encoding P-II family nitrogen regulator, whose amino-acid sequence MKKIEAIIRPEKLEDVKAALDEGGHFAMTVTNVHGRGAQRGISLQFRGRKVNVDLIPKVKVEMVVEDDEVAEITQIIRRVAVTGEAGDGKIFIIPIEMSIPVRDKA is encoded by the coding sequence ATGAAGAAGATTGAAGCAATCATACGGCCCGAAAAGCTTGAGGATGTCAAGGCTGCCCTTGATGAAGGCGGCCACTTTGCAATGACAGTCACAAATGTTCACGGCAGGGGTGCACAGCGTGGAATTTCCCTTCAGTTCCGGGGCAGAAAGGTCAATGTCGACCTCATCCCAAAGGTAAAAGTTGAGATGGTTGTCGAAGATGATGAGGTTGCAGAAATCACACAAATCATCCGGAGAGTAGCAGTAACGGGTGAAGCAGGCGATGGAAAGATCTTTATCATCCCCATAGAGATGTCAATACCTGTCAGGGACAAGGCTTAG